One genomic region from Nitrospira sp. encodes:
- a CDS encoding flagellar basal body-associated FliL family protein, whose protein sequence is MADAAAADEKTSVAAPAPVFPVKLLIIVSVVALVFGVGGAFVAVKFLGGSSKGAENSEEHKADAEAKADSKSEAGGKHGQASALGVMFDLDPFIVNLADTSDVRYLKLSLKLEVDSEAVAAELSARIPQMRDAILVLLSSKDVNAIRTTQGKFQLRDEITQRTNGLLKKPGVRSVYFTEFVVQ, encoded by the coding sequence ATGGCAGATGCAGCCGCGGCCGATGAAAAAACCTCAGTAGCGGCCCCCGCTCCGGTATTCCCCGTCAAACTGCTCATTATCGTATCGGTTGTGGCCTTGGTGTTCGGTGTCGGCGGAGCGTTTGTGGCGGTCAAGTTCCTGGGAGGATCAAGCAAAGGTGCTGAAAACTCAGAAGAGCATAAAGCCGACGCTGAGGCAAAGGCAGACTCCAAGAGCGAGGCCGGTGGAAAACATGGTCAGGCCTCTGCGCTGGGCGTCATGTTCGACTTGGACCCCTTCATCGTCAACCTCGCTGACACGTCCGACGTTCGGTATTTGAAGCTGAGCCTCAAACTTGAGGTGGACAGTGAAGCCGTCGCTGCCGAACTGTCCGCCCGCATCCCTCAGATGCGAGATGCCATCCTCGTTCTGCTCAGCAGCAAGGACGTCAATGCGATCAGAACGACCCAGGGGAAATTCCAGCTGCGCGATGAAATTACACAGCGCACCAACGGTCTCCTGAAGAAACCAGGCGTTCGATCCGTCTATTTCACGGAATTCGTCGTTCAGTAA
- the fliM gene encoding flagellar motor switch protein FliM, with the protein MDKILSQDEIDALLKGVVSGEVETAPKEAVPDAKGVKGYDLFNQERIIRGRMPTMEMINDRFIRRQSVVWTSMFREAIEFAVVGTQVIKFGEFLKKVPMPSSLNVFHMAPLRGSALFVMEAFLVYLVVDYFFGGRGQTQVKPEGRDFTPVQLRIIKKLLLHSLVDLEKAWQAVVPVKVEYVRSESNPQFAMVVTSSEIVVVVTLQVVLGERDSELYIVYPYSMLEPIKEKLYSGLVSDQVDQNGEWSHRFRERLQDCPLPIAVRLGTATVTVKDVMNFAPGDVIVLDQHPGDPLDCYIEGYHKFQGSPGIYKGNHACRVTRVLT; encoded by the coding sequence ATGGACAAGATTCTCTCACAGGACGAAATCGATGCGCTCTTGAAGGGCGTCGTCTCAGGCGAAGTGGAGACGGCCCCGAAGGAAGCTGTCCCGGACGCAAAAGGTGTCAAGGGATACGATCTGTTCAACCAGGAACGGATCATCCGCGGACGGATGCCGACCATGGAGATGATCAACGACCGATTCATTCGCCGCCAATCAGTCGTCTGGACCAGTATGTTTCGGGAGGCCATTGAGTTCGCCGTCGTTGGGACGCAGGTGATCAAGTTCGGCGAGTTTCTGAAGAAAGTTCCCATGCCCTCATCGTTGAACGTGTTCCATATGGCTCCGTTACGAGGCAGCGCCCTCTTCGTGATGGAGGCGTTCCTGGTGTACCTGGTCGTGGACTATTTTTTTGGGGGAAGAGGTCAGACCCAGGTGAAGCCCGAGGGGCGAGACTTTACGCCGGTCCAACTCAGGATCATCAAGAAGCTGTTGCTACACTCGCTTGTCGACCTGGAAAAAGCGTGGCAGGCCGTCGTGCCGGTTAAGGTGGAGTATGTGCGTTCTGAGAGCAATCCTCAGTTCGCGATGGTGGTGACCTCATCGGAAATTGTAGTCGTTGTCACGTTGCAGGTCGTCTTGGGAGAAAGGGACAGCGAACTGTACATCGTCTATCCCTACAGCATGCTCGAGCCGATCAAAGAGAAACTCTATTCCGGCCTCGTATCCGATCAGGTCGATCAAAACGGCGAGTGGAGTCATCGATTTCGAGAGCGATTACAAGACTGTCCGCTTCCGATTGCGGTACGGCTGGGAACCGCGACCGTCACGGTGAAGGATGTCATGAATTTTGCCCCAGGCGACGTGATTGTGCTCGACCAGCACCCAGGAGATCCTCTCGATTGCTATATCGAGGGGTATCACAAGTTTCAAGGTAGCCCAGGGATTTACAAGGGCAATCACGCGTGCCGCGTGACCAGAGTATTGACCTAG
- the fliN gene encoding flagellar motor switch protein FliN: protein MAESDSATRTEPQTAGSQTPQPASFPPVQQAEPGGAPKNIDFILDIPMSVTVYVGSTKMAIRDLLQLAQGSVIELDKLAGEPMEVMVNNKLVARGEVVVVNEKFGIRLTDVVSAAERVQQLR, encoded by the coding sequence ATGGCCGAATCAGATTCCGCAACTCGTACCGAGCCTCAGACAGCCGGGAGCCAAACCCCGCAACCTGCCTCATTTCCGCCCGTCCAACAGGCGGAGCCGGGGGGAGCTCCGAAGAACATCGACTTTATCCTGGATATTCCAATGAGCGTCACCGTGTATGTCGGCTCCACGAAGATGGCCATTCGGGATCTGTTGCAACTGGCTCAAGGTTCCGTCATTGAGCTGGATAAACTGGCGGGTGAGCCGATGGAAGTGATGGTGAACAACAAACTGGTTGCGCGCGGTGAAGTGGTGGTCGTCAATGAGAAATTCGGGATTCGCTTGACCGATGTGGTCAGTGCGGCGGAACGCGTGCAGCAACTTCGCTGA
- a CDS encoding flagellar biosynthetic protein FliO, with protein sequence MIDLWESLFRTVSALAIVLVLMGIVAVTVRRLMGQRLGIAGGRPLVRVLASSYIASRKTIALVSVAGEYLIVGTTATDLVPLGRISDSPELRELLAFTSEKPPTETGPVLRGSFAAWFRRLPLGIFHHDKGLHDR encoded by the coding sequence GTGATCGATCTGTGGGAAAGCCTATTTCGCACCGTCTCGGCCCTGGCCATCGTGCTGGTCTTGATGGGGATCGTCGCGGTGACGGTCCGTCGATTGATGGGGCAGCGGTTGGGGATCGCCGGCGGGCGCCCTCTTGTGCGGGTCTTGGCCAGCAGCTACATCGCCTCGCGCAAGACGATTGCCCTCGTGTCGGTTGCGGGTGAATATCTTATCGTGGGGACGACCGCGACCGATCTTGTCCCGTTAGGACGCATCAGCGATTCCCCCGAATTGCGCGAATTACTCGCTTTCACCAGTGAGAAGCCACCCACCGAGACGGGGCCGGTCCTGCGGGGCAGCTTTGCCGCCTGGTTTCGACGCCTACCGCTCGGCATTTTTCATCACGACAAGGGACTTCATGACCGATAA
- the fliP gene encoding flagellar type III secretion system pore protein FliP (The bacterial flagellar biogenesis protein FliP forms a type III secretion system (T3SS)-type pore required for flagellar assembly.) has protein sequence MTDKHESRSRLLSVIIVGAMVLLVMPSSEATAVGPSISIDFGAGGPKQTAVVIQILILLTVLSLAPALFIMVTSFTRIVIVLAFLRQALGTQAVPPNQVLLSLALFLTMFIMAPVGQAVYNNALQPLMAEQISFEDAWKKGIEPVRNFMLRQVREKDLELFITLSRVPKPDRVEDVPTQAIIPAFILSELRIAFQIGFLIYIPFLIVDMVVASILMSMGMMLLPPVVISLPFKLILFVLADGWYLVVGSMVRSFQ, from the coding sequence ATGACCGATAAACACGAGTCTCGCTCTCGCCTACTATCGGTGATCATCGTCGGAGCGATGGTGCTGCTCGTCATGCCGTCTTCGGAAGCGACGGCTGTCGGCCCATCCATCAGCATCGACTTCGGCGCGGGTGGTCCGAAACAAACCGCCGTGGTGATCCAGATTTTGATCCTCCTCACGGTGCTCTCCTTGGCGCCGGCCTTGTTCATCATGGTGACGTCTTTTACTAGGATTGTGATCGTGTTGGCCTTTCTTCGGCAAGCGCTGGGAACGCAGGCGGTGCCTCCGAATCAAGTATTACTGTCTTTGGCGCTGTTCTTGACGATGTTCATCATGGCTCCGGTGGGCCAGGCGGTCTACAACAACGCGCTGCAACCGTTAATGGCCGAGCAGATCTCTTTTGAAGACGCATGGAAAAAGGGCATCGAGCCGGTGCGGAATTTTATGCTGCGCCAGGTGAGGGAGAAGGACCTCGAACTTTTTATCACGTTGAGCCGCGTGCCGAAACCTGACCGGGTCGAGGACGTACCGACCCAGGCGATCATTCCGGCCTTCATTCTGAGCGAACTGCGGATTGCCTTCCAAATCGGGTTCTTAATCTACATTCCGTTTTTGATCGTCGATATGGTCGTCGCCAGCATTCTCATGTCGATGGGCATGATGCTCCTTCCGCCTGTCGTGATCTCTCTGCCGTTCAAATTGATCTTATTCGTATTGGCCGATGGCTGGTACCTGGTCGTGGGGTCCATGGTGCGGAGTTTTCAGTAG
- the fliQ gene encoding flagellar biosynthesis protein FliQ → MTPEIVTELGRQALETTLLVSSPILGLSLFIGLAVSALQAMTQLNEATLTFVPKVVALFVALLLFLPWMLNVMTTYMANLLMNIPNYIH, encoded by the coding sequence GTGACGCCGGAAATCGTGACAGAACTGGGCAGGCAAGCGCTGGAAACGACGCTGTTGGTGTCGTCGCCGATTCTGGGACTGAGTTTGTTCATCGGTCTGGCGGTCAGTGCGCTCCAAGCGATGACCCAACTGAACGAAGCGACGCTCACATTTGTCCCGAAGGTGGTGGCCCTTTTTGTGGCTCTGTTGCTTTTTCTTCCCTGGATGCTGAACGTCATGACCACCTACATGGCAAATCTCTTGATGAACATTCCCAACTATATCCACTAG
- the fliR gene encoding flagellar biosynthetic protein FliR: MALTQTVQIALPEFQGFLVLISRIGGLLAALPVLSGRAVPLKVKVALVLALGVLLAPLVPLPVVPYDPVALAAGLVNEMAIGLTIGLAVRLFFSALEVAGEMIGVQMGFGVVQLLDPATSDHTPIIGQYFTLLATLIFLSLNGHLLLVATILSSYESIPAFGASLPGSMGDDILRLFQHMFMVGLKLAAPVLVVILLINILLALLGRAVSQINVFVLSFPVTIAGGLAVLGLSIPFVVELLVQEIERLQFTIHGLMKALGHG, from the coding sequence ATGGCGTTGACGCAGACCGTCCAGATTGCTCTTCCGGAATTCCAAGGGTTCTTGGTCCTCATTTCCCGTATCGGGGGGTTGCTGGCCGCATTGCCGGTCTTGAGCGGCCGAGCTGTTCCTTTGAAAGTCAAAGTGGCTCTTGTTCTGGCGTTGGGAGTCCTGTTGGCTCCCTTGGTCCCGCTTCCCGTCGTCCCCTATGATCCTGTCGCCTTGGCAGCCGGACTCGTCAATGAAATGGCCATCGGTTTGACGATCGGACTGGCCGTCCGATTATTTTTCAGCGCGCTGGAAGTTGCGGGAGAGATGATCGGTGTGCAGATGGGATTCGGCGTGGTTCAACTACTCGATCCGGCGACGTCCGATCACACACCCATCATCGGCCAATACTTCACTCTCCTGGCGACCCTCATTTTTCTTTCGCTGAACGGACATCTGCTTCTGGTGGCCACGATTCTCTCCAGCTATGAGTCCATTCCGGCGTTCGGCGCGTCCCTCCCCGGCAGCATGGGAGACGATATCCTTCGTCTCTTTCAGCACATGTTCATGGTGGGGTTGAAATTGGCGGCTCCCGTGCTGGTCGTCATTCTCCTGATCAATATTCTTCTCGCGCTTCTTGGACGGGCGGTCAGTCAGATCAACGTCTTTGTGTTGAGTTTTCCCGTCACCATCGCCGGAGGCTTGGCAGTGCTGGGATTGTCCATACCGTTTGTGGTGGAGCTTCTGGTTCAGGAAATCGAACGGCTGCAATTCACGATCCATGGGCTTATGAAAGCGCTGGGACATGGCTGA
- the flhB gene encoding flagellar biosynthesis protein FlhB: protein MAEDRSNRTEPATPKRKEEARKKGQIAVSRDLSTAVILLSGIGLLAAMLPVGLQKMTEMTRQGLTLSFPLAFREGMSIEQVYSVVIHAGITVVTLSLPVVVGILVMGSTASLLQTGLLWRANAVQPDVERISPIKGISRLFSLRSVMELVKGLLKIAIVTGIGLWVARYDLLQIPGLIEFDLGTVLQVTGGLSLKVSLTVAGAIAVLAGLDYFYQRYEWERSLRMSKEEVKEEHKATEGDPLIKSRVRTIQREMTKKRMMAAVKMADVVITNPTHLAVALKYDTATMGAPVVVAKGAGLVAERIRELARHHGVPVVEHKFVARTLFKLVDIGKEIPNELYRAVAEILAFVYRARGLAPQV from the coding sequence ATGGCTGAGGATCGGAGTAATAGGACAGAGCCAGCGACGCCGAAACGCAAGGAGGAGGCGCGCAAGAAAGGGCAGATCGCCGTCAGTCGAGATCTGTCTACCGCCGTCATCCTCTTGAGCGGCATTGGGCTGCTGGCGGCCATGCTGCCGGTCGGCCTTCAGAAAATGACCGAGATGACCCGCCAAGGGCTCACGCTCTCGTTCCCTCTAGCCTTCCGCGAAGGAATGTCGATCGAGCAGGTGTACTCGGTCGTGATTCACGCCGGCATCACAGTGGTGACGCTGAGTCTCCCGGTCGTGGTGGGCATTCTGGTGATGGGGAGCACTGCGTCGTTGCTGCAAACTGGCTTGTTGTGGCGTGCCAATGCCGTTCAACCGGACGTCGAGCGCATCAGCCCGATCAAGGGGATTTCCCGTTTGTTCTCGCTGCGTTCTGTGATGGAGCTTGTGAAGGGGCTGCTCAAGATCGCGATCGTGACGGGTATCGGCCTGTGGGTGGCACGGTATGACCTGCTCCAGATTCCAGGGTTGATCGAGTTCGATCTCGGTACCGTCCTCCAAGTTACTGGAGGTCTCTCCTTGAAAGTGAGTTTGACCGTCGCAGGGGCGATCGCGGTGCTGGCTGGGCTCGACTACTTCTACCAACGCTATGAGTGGGAACGAAGCCTGCGGATGTCGAAGGAGGAGGTCAAGGAGGAACACAAGGCCACGGAAGGCGATCCGCTGATCAAGAGTCGTGTGCGGACCATTCAGCGGGAGATGACGAAAAAACGCATGATGGCCGCCGTGAAGATGGCGGACGTGGTGATTACCAACCCGACACACTTGGCCGTCGCTCTGAAATATGACACCGCCACCATGGGAGCTCCTGTTGTGGTCGCCAAAGGAGCCGGCTTGGTCGCTGAACGTATTCGTGAGTTGGCTCGACATCACGGAGTACCGGTCGTCGAACATAAGTTCGTGGCCAGAACACTGTTCAAACTCGTCGATATCGGTAAAGAGATACCAAACGAGCTGTACCGCGCAGTTGCGGAGATTCTGGCGTTTGTGTATCGCGCGAGAGGCTTGGCTCCACAAGTATAA
- the flhA gene encoding flagellar biosynthesis protein FlhA, whose protein sequence is MATAIEPVERNQLIKHPDVVISVGVVAILMVMLLPLPRFLLDLLLSFDITLSVVILLVGLQVRRPIEFSVFPSVLLMITLFRLSLNIASTRLILLHGNEGAGAAGEVIRAFGNFIVGGNYTVGLVVFSILVIINFVVVTKGAGRVAEVAARFTLDAMPGKQMSIDADLNAGLINEADARRRRREIAEEADFYGAMDGASKFVRGDAIAAVIIILVNIVGGLAIGILQQGMSPALAAQTYTILTVGEGLVAQIPALIVSTAAGIVVTRAASETDLGSEMTRQLLMSSKPVGIAAGILLALGLVPGLPHVAFLALGSAIAWIAYQLHQQEQVQAAPIPTPVTPKAEEGPTRVIPLDLMEVQVGYGLIGLVEGTQGTALLDRIKALRRQFAESMGFVVPPIHIRDNLQLRPNEYAIMLKGVEVAKADVLPGNLLAIDPGTGQRGLVQGIPTKEPAFGLPALWVPEAAREQAQMAGYTVVDASSAIATHLSELIKRHGHELLGRQEVQALLDEIGRAHPKLVEELIPTLLPLGTVVRVLGNLLKEGIPIRDLRSILEAVSDQATNTKDAEVLTEYARQALARTITKQYQAPDGSLQVITLDPRLDRSLAEQAAALPPGATLNLDPTLSHKLLTGLKQAAERVAARGQQPIVLCSQVVRRHLRRHSDRMLHAVPVMGLNEVDSFVRLQSLDTVRIDLELVQPS, encoded by the coding sequence ATGGCAACGGCAATAGAGCCCGTGGAACGAAACCAATTGATCAAGCATCCGGACGTCGTCATATCCGTCGGGGTGGTGGCCATTCTCATGGTGATGCTGTTGCCGTTGCCTCGATTCCTGCTCGATTTGTTGCTGAGCTTCGATATCACCTTGTCGGTCGTGATCCTGCTCGTTGGACTCCAAGTACGGCGGCCGATCGAGTTTTCGGTGTTCCCGTCGGTCCTCCTCATGATCACCTTGTTCAGGCTGTCCCTCAACATTGCGTCCACGCGTCTCATTTTGCTGCATGGGAACGAAGGGGCAGGGGCGGCGGGAGAAGTCATTCGGGCCTTCGGGAACTTTATCGTCGGGGGCAATTACACGGTCGGCTTGGTGGTGTTCTCCATCCTCGTCATCATCAACTTTGTCGTGGTGACGAAGGGCGCCGGACGCGTGGCGGAGGTTGCTGCTCGCTTCACATTGGATGCCATGCCCGGAAAGCAGATGAGCATTGATGCGGATCTGAATGCCGGCCTGATCAATGAGGCGGACGCGCGGCGCCGACGACGGGAGATTGCGGAAGAGGCTGACTTTTACGGGGCGATGGACGGCGCCAGCAAGTTTGTTCGAGGGGATGCCATTGCAGCCGTCATCATCATACTCGTCAACATCGTCGGTGGTTTGGCGATCGGTATCCTGCAACAGGGCATGAGTCCGGCGCTCGCGGCTCAAACCTATACGATTCTGACGGTCGGTGAGGGGTTGGTGGCGCAGATTCCCGCCCTGATCGTTTCGACTGCCGCCGGTATCGTGGTGACTCGCGCCGCCTCGGAAACGGATTTGGGGAGCGAGATGACTCGCCAGCTGTTGATGTCCTCCAAACCGGTGGGCATTGCTGCGGGTATTCTTCTCGCGCTTGGATTGGTGCCAGGGCTTCCGCATGTGGCGTTCTTAGCGTTAGGGAGCGCCATCGCATGGATCGCCTACCAACTCCATCAGCAGGAACAGGTCCAAGCAGCTCCGATTCCCACTCCCGTCACTCCGAAGGCCGAGGAAGGCCCGACCCGAGTGATTCCGCTCGACCTCATGGAAGTCCAGGTGGGGTACGGCTTGATAGGACTCGTCGAGGGAACACAAGGCACCGCACTGCTCGATCGGATTAAAGCGCTCCGGCGACAATTTGCGGAATCGATGGGCTTTGTCGTGCCCCCTATCCATATACGTGACAATCTTCAGCTGCGCCCGAACGAATACGCCATCATGTTGAAGGGGGTGGAAGTGGCCAAGGCTGACGTCTTGCCTGGGAATCTGTTGGCGATTGATCCAGGTACCGGTCAACGGGGTTTGGTGCAGGGTATCCCGACGAAGGAGCCTGCCTTCGGGTTACCGGCGCTTTGGGTACCGGAAGCTGCCAGAGAGCAGGCTCAAATGGCCGGGTATACCGTGGTCGATGCGAGTTCAGCGATCGCGACACATCTTTCTGAATTGATCAAGCGCCATGGCCATGAATTGTTGGGACGGCAGGAAGTTCAAGCGCTGTTGGACGAAATTGGAAGGGCGCATCCGAAGCTGGTGGAAGAGCTTATTCCTACGCTGTTGCCGCTCGGAACGGTCGTCAGGGTTCTCGGGAACCTGCTCAAGGAGGGCATTCCCATTCGTGACCTACGGTCGATCCTCGAGGCCGTTTCTGATCAGGCCACCAACACCAAGGATGCGGAAGTCCTCACGGAGTATGCGAGGCAGGCGTTGGCCAGGACCATCACCAAACAGTATCAAGCGCCTGACGGCAGTCTGCAGGTCATTACTTTGGACCCCCGACTGGATCGGTCGTTGGCGGAACAAGCGGCGGCATTGCCGCCTGGGGCCACGTTGAACCTTGATCCCACCCTCTCGCACAAGCTGTTAACTGGGCTCAAACAAGCCGCTGAACGGGTTGCAGCTCGAGGGCAGCAGCCGATCGTGCTTTGCTCTCAGGTTGTGCGCCGCCATCTCCGGCGACACAGCGATCGTATGCTGCATGCCGTTCCTGTGATGGGACTCAATGAAGTGGATTCCTTCGTCCGTCTGCAGTCTCTGGATACGGTGCGGATCGACTTGGAGTTGGTGCAGCCGTCTTAG